Sequence from the Deltaproteobacteria bacterium genome:
CACGCTCGAGGACTACTCCGTCCTCGCCCGCCTGCGCGAGGAAGAGGAGTAGGCCCGGGTGGCGATCGTCCTCACCAACACGCTCTCGGGGCGGAAGGAGGCGCTACGCCCGCGCCAGGCGGGCCACGTGCGCCTCTACTGGTGCGGGGTCACGGTCTACTCGCGCGCGCACGTGGGCCACGCGCGGTTTCTCGTCACCGCCGACGTGCTGGTCCGTTATCTCCTCGCGCGCGGGCTCGGCGTCACCTTCGTCCGTAACATCACCGACGTCGACGACAAGATGATCCGCCGGGCCGCGCAGGAAGGGCTCACAGTCCCCGAGCTGGCCGAGCGCGAGATCGCCGCCTTCAACCGGGACGTCCGCCGCCTCGGCTGCCTCCCGCCCACGCACGAGCCGCGCGCCACGGCTCACATCCCGCTCATGATCGCACTCGTCGAGAGGCTGGTCGCGAAGGGCCTCGCCTATCCCGTGCCCGACGGCAGCGTCTACTTCCGCGTGCGCCGCTTCCCCGCGTACGGGAAGCTCTCCCACCGCCGCCTCGACGACATGGAGGCGGGCGAGGAGATCGACGCCGCCAAGGAGGACCCGCACGACTTCGCGCTCTGGAAGGGTGCCAAGCCGGGCGAGCCCACCTGGCCGAGCCCGTGGGGCCCCGGCCGGCCGGGCTGGCACCTCGAGTGCTCGGCCATGTCGGCGCACTACCTGGGGCAGCCTTTCGACATCCACGGCGGCGGCTCGGACCTGGTCTTCCCGCACCACGAGAACGAGATCGCGCAGTCGGAGGCCGGGGCCGGGATGCCGCTCGCCGACCTCTGGGTGCACAACGGCATGCTCACCTTCGGCGCCGACAAGATGTCGAAGTCGCTCGGCAACGTGCTCGGCATCGCGGAGGCGACAAATCGGTTTCCGGGAGAAGCCCTCCGCCTCCTCTTTTTCGGCACGCACTACCGGGCCCCGCTCGACTTCGGGCCCGGGCGGCTCGAGGAGGCGGCGCGCGTACTCGAGCGGCTCTACGAATCGCTCGCGCGCGCCGACGAGGCGGCGGGCCGGGCCGCGGCGCCGGTCGCGCCGGCCGGCGCGCTCACCGGCACGCTCTCGCCCTTCCTCGCCGAGTTCACGGCGGCGATGGACGACGACCTCAACGCAGCCAAGGCGCTCGGTCTGGTCCACGACCGGGTGCGCGAGGTGAACCGCGCCCTCGACGGCGGCGACCGGACGACGGCCGCCGCGCTGCGCGCCGACCTGGCGCGCGTCGCCGCCGTGCTCGGCATCCTCGCCGAGGAGCCCGCGCGCTTCCTCGCCGCGCTGCGGGCGGGCCGCACCGCCCGCACTGGGCTCGGCGAGGCGGAGATCGCGGCGGCGATCGCCGAGCGCAACGAGGCGCGCCGGCGTAAGGACTTCCGCAGAGCGGACGCGATCCGCGAGGACCTGCGCGCCCGCGGCGTCTTGCTCGAGGACACGCCCTCGGGCACAGTGTGGAAGCCGGCCGAATAGGCGGCGGAGGTCGGGTATGCGGATGATCGGGCCGTGGACGCTGGCGCTCCTCGCGCTCGCCACACCGGGATGGTCAGGCGACATCTATCGCTGGACGGACGCCGCCGGCGACGTGCACTACTCGAACATGGCCGCGGACGGAGCCGACGCCGCCCCCGTCGCGCGTGGCGAGCCGGTCGCAGCGCCCGCCGAGAGGGCGCCCGCGGACCCGCACGACGCGGCGGAGGGGACCACGGCTCCGACGGACGCGGACACCTTCTCGGCCGGTGCGTCGCTGCGTCGCAGCGCCCTCGAGCGCCAGCTGCGCGCCACCGAACGGCGCCTGCGCGAGGTCGACGCCGGCCTGGCGACCCTGGCCCGGGCGCGCAGCCAGCACGCCCAGGGGAGCGCCGCCACCGGCGGCGTGGGCACCCCGACCGCTGCCCCACAGGGAATCGACCTGCGCTCGGAGGAAGAGCGCAACCTCGCCACCGAGCGCGAGCAGCTGGCTCAGCACGCGGAACAGGTTCGCAACGACGCCGCCAGGCTCTGCCAGGAGGTGACCGCACGCCTCGGCGCCACACCGCCGTGGTGGATCGACATCCGCTGAGACTCGCGCAGCTCCGCCGGCCCGGGCTGCTCCTCGTCGCCGTCTTGCTCGCCGCCTGTCGGGCCCGCGCCGTCGCCCCCGACGCGTCGCCCGTCGCACGCCTCCACGTGGTCATGGTGAACGGGGGTGGCTCCAAGGCGCAGAACTACCAGTCCCACTTCCTCCACCTCCGCCGCCTGCTCGCGCTCCTCGACGGCGCCGGCGTCCCGTCCGACCGGATCACGGTCTTCAGCGCCGACGGGGACAACCCCGAGGCCGACATGGCGGTCCGCGAGATCGAGCCGGACACCGACTTCCAGCTCCTGCGCGGCACCCACCTCGGCGCGGCGCTGGGTGCCCAGATCGTCTACGCGAACTCGGAGATTCCCGGCGTGCCGCTCCGGGCGGCGACCCGGGCGGAGCTCACGACCTGGTTCAAGAGGGCGCGCACCCAGCTCCGCCCCCGCGACACGCTTCTCCTCTACGTGACCGACCACGGCTCGAAGAACGAGCACGACACCGCCGACAACCGCATCGTCCTCTGGGGCGAGAAGGAGTCGATCTCGGTGAAGGAGCTGGCCCGGCTCGTTGGCCGGCTCGATCCGGGCGTGCGCGTCGTGGCCCTCATGTCGCAGTGCTTCTCCGGCGCGTTCGCGAACCTGATGTCGGTACGCACGCGCGACGGCGAGCCGAGCGGCGCGGTGTGCGGCTACTTCTCCTCCACGGCCGACCGCCCAGCCTACGGCTGCTACCCCGAGAACCGCGGCAAGGACAACGTCGGCCACTCGTTCCACTTCTTCCAGGCGCTCGAGACGAGCCCGGCCTTCCCGCAGGCGCACCTCGACATCCTGGCCACCGACCGCACGCCCGACGTGCCCATCCGGACCTCCCAGGTCTACCTGGAGCGCCTGCTCGAGCGCGCGGCGCACGACGCCGACCAGGAGCGCGCAGCGCTGGTCGACGCCCTCCTGCGCGAGGCGTGGCGCGACAAGACAGCGTGGGAGCC
This genomic interval carries:
- a CDS encoding cysteine--tRNA ligase, which translates into the protein MAIVLTNTLSGRKEALRPRQAGHVRLYWCGVTVYSRAHVGHARFLVTADVLVRYLLARGLGVTFVRNITDVDDKMIRRAAQEGLTVPELAEREIAAFNRDVRRLGCLPPTHEPRATAHIPLMIALVERLVAKGLAYPVPDGSVYFRVRRFPAYGKLSHRRLDDMEAGEEIDAAKEDPHDFALWKGAKPGEPTWPSPWGPGRPGWHLECSAMSAHYLGQPFDIHGGGSDLVFPHHENEIAQSEAGAGMPLADLWVHNGMLTFGADKMSKSLGNVLGIAEATNRFPGEALRLLFFGTHYRAPLDFGPGRLEEAARVLERLYESLARADEAAGRAAAPVAPAGALTGTLSPFLAEFTAAMDDDLNAAKALGLVHDRVREVNRALDGGDRTTAAALRADLARVAAVLGILAEEPARFLAALRAGRTARTGLGEAEIAAAIAERNEARRRKDFRRADAIREDLRARGVLLEDTPSGTVWKPAE
- a CDS encoding DUF4124 domain-containing protein, yielding MRMIGPWTLALLALATPGWSGDIYRWTDAAGDVHYSNMAADGADAAPVARGEPVAAPAERAPADPHDAAEGTTAPTDADTFSAGASLRRSALERQLRATERRLREVDAGLATLARARSQHAQGSAATGGVGTPTAAPQGIDLRSEEERNLATEREQLAQHAEQVRNDAARLCQEVTARLGATPPWWIDIR